In Chitinophaga sp. H8, the sequence AATTACCGGGAAAGACATCCTTACTTTGGGTCAGTGGTGGGCCGGTATGCCAATCGTATCGCTAATGGGAAATTCAGTATTGGTGACCGGCAATATACACTGGTGGTGAATAACGGACCTAATCACTTGCATGGCGGTACGATAGGTTTTGATCAGGCCGTTTGGGGCGCTGCTATCGTAAATGGTGCTACGCCAGTGCTGCAGCTCCGCTATCTGAGCAAGGACGGAGAAGAAGGTTATCCCGGCAATCTGCAGGTGGAGGTACGTTATTCTTTTAGTGACAATAATGAATTGAAGATTGATTATACGGCTACCACAGATCAGCCTACTCATCTTAATCTTACCAATCACAGTTACTTCAACCTTACCGGCGATGTTAACCATACCATTCTGGATCATTCCCTGGTGATCAAAGCCGAGCATTATACTCCTTTCAATGAACACCAGATCCCGGTAGGGAAGGTGAGCAGTGTTGCCGGTACTCCTTATGATTTCCGTAAGGTGGAAAAGATCGGTGCTCGTATCAGGGAAGTAGAAGGTGCTGGGTATGATCATAATTATGTACTGCCTTCCAATGATGGCCATCTTCAGCTGGCCGCAATTGCTACAGATGCGGTGAGTGGCCGGAAAATGGAAGTATTTACTACCGAACCGGGCATGCAGTTTTATACGGGCAATTTCCTGGATGGTCATTTTAAAACCCCGGAAGGAAAATCTATTAACAAGCATGCTGCTTTCTGTCTGGAAACGCAGCACTACCCGGATTCACCTAATCAGCCTCAGTTTCCCACTACGTTACTTCTACCAGGACAAACCTTCCATTCTACTACGGTATACCGTATAACAGCGGGGGAATAACAATCATGTTCTCTGGGCTTTCGGTAACGTTTGCGTAAATAAATTTCCCGGTTAATTTCACTATTCCTGGATAGTTCGTTACAATTGTAGCTGGCTGAAATGCCGGCATAAAAGCATCGTATTATGAAATTGTCACAGAAAATATTGACACAGGTGCGTGGAAATGTACACGTACCAGCGC encodes:
- a CDS encoding aldose epimerase family protein, which codes for MKIITTLSATIILMTMLQAFNPKEENKTAAGAAGISRISWGTLNGQEVWLYTFTNTQGAQVKITNYGGIITSWITPDKHGQSADVVMGFDNLENYRERHPYFGSVVGRYANRIANGKFSIGDRQYTLVVNNGPNHLHGGTIGFDQAVWGAAIVNGATPVLQLRYLSKDGEEGYPGNLQVEVRYSFSDNNELKIDYTATTDQPTHLNLTNHSYFNLTGDVNHTILDHSLVIKAEHYTPFNEHQIPVGKVSSVAGTPYDFRKVEKIGARIREVEGAGYDHNYVLPSNDGHLQLAAIATDAVSGRKMEVFTTEPGMQFYTGNFLDGHFKTPEGKSINKHAAFCLETQHYPDSPNQPQFPTTLLLPGQTFHSTTVYRITAGE